The Mesorhizobium sp. AR02 genomic interval TGGCCGTGCGAACCACGACCGCCTTCATCACATCGCCCTTCTTAACGCGGCCGCGCGGAATGGCTTCCTTGATGGACACCACGATGATGTCGCCCACGGAAGCGTATTTCCGCTTCGAGCCGCCCAGCACCTTGATGCACATGACACGACGCGCGCCGGAATTATCCGCCACGTCGAGGTTTGTTTGCATCTGAATCATGACTGGCCGCCTTCTTCTTTTCTAACGGGACGGGTTTTTCACCCCTCCCCGGTCTGTCCAAAATTCGTTTGTTTACGCCTGGTCCGAAGACACGACGATCCAGCGCTTGTCCTTGGAAATCGGCTTCGATTCCTGGATGAACACCTGATCGCCAACCTTGTGGGCGTTGTTCTCGTCGTGCGCCTTGTACTTCTTGGTCATGCGCACGGTCTTCTTCATCACGGGATGCGTGAAGCGCCGTTCGACCTTGACGACAACCGTCTTCTCGTTCTTGTCGCTGACGACGGTGCCCTGCAGAATGCGCTTTGGCATGGTTTTCGTCCTTAAGCCTTCTTAGCCGCGGACTTTTCCGCAGCGATGGTCTTGATGCGCGCA includes:
- the rplN gene encoding 50S ribosomal protein L14, which encodes MIQMQTNLDVADNSGARRVMCIKVLGGSKRKYASVGDIIVVSIKEAIPRGRVKKGDVMKAVVVRTAKDIRRPDGSVIRFDKNAAVLVDNKKEPIGTRIFGPVPRELRAKNHMKIISLAPEVL
- the rpsQ gene encoding 30S ribosomal protein S17, with the protein product MPKRILQGTVVSDKNEKTVVVKVERRFTHPVMKKTVRMTKKYKAHDENNAHKVGDQVFIQESKPISKDKRWIVVSSDQA